A stretch of DNA from Phycisphaerae bacterium:
CGAATCGCTCGGCCAGAAGTGTACGGATGTGCAAGTGCGCTTGCTCCGCCTGGTCGGTCGTGGCGTTTCGGCCGGTCCCGATCGCCCAGACGGGCTCGTAGGCGACGACGAAATTCGCTGAGGCGTCGATGCCGGCGAGGCTCCCGGTGATTTGCCGCGTCAGGACGGACTCGGTTTGGCCGGAGTCCCGCTCCTCCAGCGTCTCACCGACGCAGACGATCGGCGTTAATCCGGCCGCCAGAACGGCGCGGCACTTGGCGGCGATCATTTCATCGGTCTCGCCGTGGATGCGACCGTTCGAATCACGCGGGCCGATCGTATGCCGCCGCTCGCTATGGCCCAGGATGACATAGGTGCAGCCGGTCTCCTTCACCATCTTTGCGGAGACTTCGCCGGTAAAGGCCCCTTCGGTCTGCGACCAACAGTTCTGCGCGCCCAATCGGATGGCGGAATCGGCAATGGCCTTGGCCATCGGAAAAAGATAGATGGATGGCGGACAAACGGCGACATCGATCGGCGGCGCGGCGCCGAGGCGCGTGCGCAATTCGCTGACCAATGATCGACCCGCTGCCAGATCGAGGTTCATCTTCCAGTTGCCGGCTACAAAAGGGCGTCGCATCTCATCTGCCTTCCACCAAAAGCGGCCGTCATGCCGCCAGAACTTCCGTCGCCTTGGGATACGACCCCAATACCCGCAGCGTCTGACAATGTCGCCGGGCTTCGTCGAGCGCGATTTTCACGGGCGGATCGGCCTCATGGCCGTCCAGGTCTACGAAAAAGTTGTAGTTCAGCTCCGCCGTGGCGCTGGGCCGCGACGTAATCATGGTCATATTGATCCCGGCCTTCTGAAAAACAAGCAACACGTCCACCAGTGCGCCCGCCTGGTGGGCCGTGGTAAACATCAGGCTCGTCCGGTCGCGTCCCGTGGGATTCGGCGGCTGCCCGCCGAGGACAAAAAAACGCGTTGCGTTATCGGGATGATCCTCAATGTGTTCCGCCAGGATCGCCAGTCCGTGAAAGCGCGCCGCTAGCTTGCTGCCGACCGCCGCCGCGCGGGGCTGTGAGGCCGCGAGTTCGGCGGCCTTGCTGGTGCTGGGCGCCCCGGCGGTTCGCCCCGACAGCCCGGTCTCGGTCAGCCATCGCTGGCACTGCGCCAGTGCTTCGGGGCGGGAGTAAACCACTTCGATCTCGTCCTGACGGCACTTGGCCAA
This window harbors:
- the tpiA gene encoding triose-phosphate isomerase; the encoded protein is MRRPFVAGNWKMNLDLAAGRSLVSELRTRLGAAPPIDVAVCPPSIYLFPMAKAIADSAIRLGAQNCWSQTEGAFTGEVSAKMVKETGCTYVILGHSERRHTIGPRDSNGRIHGETDEMIAAKCRAVLAAGLTPIVCVGETLEERDSGQTESVLTRQITGSLAGIDASANFVVAYEPVWAIGTGRNATTDQAEQAHLHIRTLLAERFGRGVAEEIRIQYGGSVKPDNAAALMKCPNVDGALVGGASLKATDFAAIIDACIRAKGLGRFS
- the pheA gene encoding prephenate dehydratase, whose amino-acid sequence is MATLQELRQSIDRLDDEIVGLLNARARAAVEIGRLKTASGAAVFSADREREVLDRVTALSGGPLSRDSLLSIYRELMSASFALERAPRVGYLGPEGSYCHEAAMGKFGASVEYEPLSDIGAVFDEITRAHVDYGVVPVENSTAGAVLDTLDSFCTHDVRICSEIQRAIHHNLLAKCRQDEIEVVYSRPEALAQCQRWLTETGLSGRTAGAPSTSKAAELAASQPRAAAVGSKLAARFHGLAILAEHIEDHPDNATRFFVLGGQPPNPTGRDRTSLMFTTAHQAGALVDVLLVFQKAGINMTMITSRPSATAELNYNFFVDLDGHEADPPVKIALDEARRHCQTLRVLGSYPKATEVLAA